One genomic window of Hippopotamus amphibius kiboko isolate mHipAmp2 chromosome 10, mHipAmp2.hap2, whole genome shotgun sequence includes the following:
- the LOC130830391 gene encoding olfactory receptor 5AC1: MIEANKTLVTEFVLTGLTDLPGLQVPLFLVFLVIYLTTMVGNLGLTFLIWKDPHLHTPMYLFLGSLAFADACSSSSVTPRMLVNTLDKSQMISLFECMTQYYFFGSSATTECFLLVVMAYDRYVAICNPLLYPVVMSNRLCTWLISVSYAVGFLHPIIHVGLLFRLTFCKSNIIHHFYCEILPLFTISCTDPSVNALVIFIFASFIQAFTLMTIIVSYTCVLFAILKKKSEKGRSKALSTCSAHLLSVSLFYGTLFFMYVRPGSGPDQYQDKMYSLFYTIIIPLLNPFIYSLRNKEVLGALSKIIKK, translated from the coding sequence ATGATAGAAGCAAACAAGACGCTGGTGACTGAGTTTGTTCTCACAGGACTTACAGATCTTCCAGGGCTGCAGGTCCCCCTGTTCCTGGTGTTCTTGGTCATCTACCTCACCACCATGGTGGGCAATCTGGGACTGACTTTTCTCATCTGGAAGGACCCCCATcttcacacccccatgtacttatTCCTGGGCAGTTTAGCCTTTGCAGATGCTTGTTCTTCATCCTCTGTGACACCCCGGATGCTTGTCAACACCTTAGACAAGAGTCAAATGATATCCCTCTTTGAATGCATGACCCAATACTATTTTTTTGGGTCCAGTGCCACCACAGAATGTTTCCTCCTGgtagtgatggcctatgaccgctacgtAGCCATATGCAACCCCTTGCTTTACCCAGTAGTGATGTCCAATAGACTCTGCACTTGGTTGATAAGTGTGTCATATGCAGTTGGTTTTCTGCATCCTATAATTCATGTAGGATTATTATTTAGATTAACTTTCTGCAAGTCCAATATAATCCATCATTTCTATTGTGAAATCTTGCCACTTTTTACAATTTCTTGCACTGACCCATCTGTTAATGctttggtgatttttatttttgcctcttttataCAAGCTTTTACTTTGATGACCATCATAGTCTCTTACACGTGTGTGCTCTTTGCCATCCTGAAAAAGAAGTCTGAAAAGGGCAGGAGCAAAGCCTTGTCCACGTGCAGTGCCCACCTGctctctgtttccttgttctATGGCACTCTCTTCTTCATGTATGTGCGTCCTGGGTCTGGCCCAGATCAATATCAGGATAAAATGTACTCACTGTTCTACACGATTATAATTCCCCTGCTAAACCCCTTTATCTATAGCCTAAGAAACAAGGAAGTTTTAGGTGCACTTagcaaaatcataaagaaataa